The following is a genomic window from Candidatus Nitrosotenuis cloacae.
CCACTCCGGCAGTCATGGAGGTGGACACGAAAATAAAGAGAATAGTCGACGTGTCGATTCCGACGCTGAACGTAACTGAAAAGGACACAAAGTCGATGCCCTACGGGTTTGCCGACACCAACTCTTCAATTGACAGGGCGGCAAAGCAGATCAAGGTGGCGCTGCCAAAGATATGCAAGGCAGCAGAGTACGAAAACTCTATCTTTGCGCTCGCAAAGGCGTTAGAAAAGACGCAAAAGCTGCTAAATGCGCTGGAAAATGTAATTATTCCGCAGTACAGGCTGCGAATAAAGTTCATCCTGTCTACGCTCGAGGAAAGGGAGAGGGAGGAATTCGCAAGATTAAAAAAAGTAAAGGCGGTAATGGAGAAGAAGAAGTAAAATGGCAAAACAAGATATCAAAAAACTATTGGATGATGCAAATGCGGCACTGGACTCAGAGTATGACAACCAGGTCGACGCAGTCAAGGCAGAGATCAAAACATTCAAAGCTAAAACACTTGACAAAATCCAAAAAAATATACCATGATTTAAATAAAGGAAATTTTGGAGCGTAATTGAAAATGAAACCTATCTCATTATTGCTATTAGCAACAGTGGTATCACTTTCAGCAATGACAGGACTTGCCTTTGCGGCCGAAGAAGGCGCAGCAACAGGTGGGGACTCTGGCTCACTCAAAATCTTGGGTGCAGGTCTGGCATTTGGTCTTGCAGCATTTGGCGCAGGCATCGGTCTGGGCTATGTAGGTTCTGCAGGTCTGGCTGTCATCAGTGAGAATCCGGCGTTACAGTCCAAAGTATTCATCTTCGTAGGTATGGTCGAGTCAATCGCAATCTACGGAATAGTCATGATGTTCATTATCTTGGGACAGTAAATCCCGCTCGTTTTAGATTTTTTAAAACTATTTTTTGACGGTATTTTTTAACAGTATTTCAGCTGGTTTACGTCGAGCACCCTGGTGCAGTACTTGCACTTGAGGACGAGCACGTTCTTGTCGATTACGTCCATCACCGACTCGATGTGCTCGCTGCTGTTTGTGATGCAGTCAGGGTTTGAGCACCGGAATATCTTTTCTATCTTGTTTGGGAGCGTGACGCGCCGCTTTTCCACCAGCTTGTAGTCCTTGATTATGTTGACGGTTGCCTTTGGCGATATCACCGCAAGCTTGTTGGTGTCATAGTCTTCAAGGTACCTGTTCTCGACCTTGATGATGTCTTTTTTGTTGAATTTGCCGCTTGGCACGTTGAGGGCTATTGTGATGACCTCGCCGTCCTTGCCGTCTATTCCCAACGCGTCCAGCACCTTGAGGCCCTTTCCGCCCTCGATGTGGTCAATGACGGTGCCGTCCTTTATCCGTCTGACTATCAGGTTTGATTCCTGCATCAGAATACTTTGTATACTAACCTGTATATATCATTGAAAGTATGAACGAGTTTTACGACCAGGACATCATATCTGTAAAGGACCTGGACAAGTCAAAGTTTGAGAAGATATTTTCGGCAACGGACAAGATAATCAGGATGGACCCGACAGAGAGGCGCGAGCTTGGGCGGGGAAAGACGCTGGGGTACCTGTTCTTTGAGCCGTCCACAAGGACGAGACTCAGCTTCCAGGCCGCAATGGCGCTGATAGGGGGCTCGTCGCTTGGAATTGCCGACGTGTCATCGTCGTCCACAAAAAAGGGGGAAAGCCTTGCGGACACGGTGCGGATGATGTCAATTTACTCGGACGTGCTTGCGCTGCGCCACCCACTGGACGGCTCCAGCAGATTTGCAGCAGAGATATCAAGCAAGCCCGTGCTCAACGGGGGGAGCGGAACGGAGGAGCACCCGACGCAGGCCATCCAGGATCTGTACACGATAAAAAAAGAAAAGGGAAAGATTGACGGACTGAAGATCGGAATAGTCGGAGACCTAAAGTACGGAAGGACCATCTACTCGCTCCTGTACGCCCTGTCAAATTACGACGTGGACATCCGGCTGATATCGCCAGAGGCGCTCAAAATACGGGCCGACTCTATCTATGAGATGCAGAAAAAGATGTCACTAACAGAGTCAACGAACCTGGACGAGGTCATCGACGAGCTGGACGTGGTGTACGTGACTAGGATCCAGAAGGAGCGATTCCCGGACGAGGAGGAGTACCAGAAGGTGCGGGGCAGCTACAAGATAGGCCTAGACATGGTCGGAAAGATGAAGGAAAGCTCGATAATACTGCACCCGCTGCCAAGAATCGACGAGATATCTACGGACGTTGACAACACAAAGCAGGCGCGCTACTTTAAGCAGGCAGAGTACGGCAAGTTCACACGCGCCACGCTGCTTGCGCTGATACTAAACGAGAACTGGCAGTAGACTACTTTTTGCAGACCGTCTGGCTTGCCTCGTTGGCATTGTAGAGGTCCCTTATTGCATCCACGTTGCACTCTGTGATGTACGGGATGGTCATGTCTATGGTGGGGGCCATCAGGTCCTCGGGCGCTGTGGAGTGCCCAAGGCCCAGTGCGTGGCCGAACTCGTGGCGCAGTATCGTACCAAGCTGCTCGTCTGTGAGGTTTGAAATGTCGTATATCGTGATGAACGACTTTAGGATCTCGTTTTCCTCCGTGATGGACTTGGTGTAGCCGGTGTAGCCGTCGGAGTCCTTGATGTTTGAGAGTGTGATGATGATGTCGCCTTCTCCGCCTGAGCTGTCCACAAAGTTGAACTTTGTGGGCAGGTTGTACTTTGTGTCCCCATCTACGCTCTTTAGCGCGCCGGCCCACCCCTCATAGTACGTGGACGTGGATCCCTTTGGGCCCTTGTGCACGATAGAGTCGTCAAACTC
Proteins encoded in this region:
- a CDS encoding V-type ATP synthase subunit D; protein product: MSFGQNVAATKIELLKYKRSSQVATMVQKILDDKRKVLLKNIEEMITEANKARGGIWEPLQDIYKSVNDAYLSLGTATVDSTAQSTPAVMEVDTKIKRIVDVSIPTLNVTEKDTKSMPYGFADTNSSIDRAAKQIKVALPKICKAAEYENSIFALAKALEKTQKLLNALENVIIPQYRLRIKFILSTLEEREREEFARLKKVKAVMEKKK
- a CDS encoding ATP synthase subunit C; the protein is MKPISLLLLATVVSLSAMTGLAFAAEEGAATGGDSGSLKILGAGLAFGLAAFGAGIGLGYVGSAGLAVISENPALQSKVFIFVGMVESIAIYGIVMMFIILGQ
- the pyrI gene encoding aspartate carbamoyltransferase regulatory subunit; the protein is MQESNLIVRRIKDGTVIDHIEGGKGLKVLDALGIDGKDGEVITIALNVPSGKFNKKDIIKVENRYLEDYDTNKLAVISPKATVNIIKDYKLVEKRRVTLPNKIEKIFRCSNPDCITNSSEHIESVMDVIDKNVLVLKCKYCTRVLDVNQLKYC
- the pyrB gene encoding aspartate carbamoyltransferase, with translation MNEFYDQDIISVKDLDKSKFEKIFSATDKIIRMDPTERRELGRGKTLGYLFFEPSTRTRLSFQAAMALIGGSSLGIADVSSSSTKKGESLADTVRMMSIYSDVLALRHPLDGSSRFAAEISSKPVLNGGSGTEEHPTQAIQDLYTIKKEKGKIDGLKIGIVGDLKYGRTIYSLLYALSNYDVDIRLISPEALKIRADSIYEMQKKMSLTESTNLDEVIDELDVVYVTRIQKERFPDEEEYQKVRGSYKIGLDMVGKMKESSIILHPLPRIDEISTDVDNTKQARYFKQAEYGKFTRATLLALILNENWQ